In the genome of Succinivibrio dextrinosolvens, the window GTTTTCTCTAAGGAAAACAGCAAGTCATCAAGCAGACTGAAGTTATAGAAAATATTACACATCGAGAACATAGCTGTCATTGCAACGGAGTAAATAAACAACAGCTATAAACAATCACAGATTCAGAATAGGATCCTCCTGAGTGTTGTAAAATTTACCCTCTACTAGACTGCCATATTGTAAAAACAAAGGAAAATAGAGTTGATAAAGTTGCAACAATAGATAAATACAGCATTAAATTGTTTAGCCTGTCTATTTTCTTGCTGTTTTCCAATCTGGATATTTCTCTTAACTTTTCTTCCATCTCTCTGACAGAATCTTCTATACCGAAATGAGTATATAAATCCTCCCACATAAAAAACAGTTCTATTACACGATTTGTCTGAAGAGGCTTTCTATAAAAGTAACGCGTTTTCCAATCCTGCATTTCACTATAGGTTTTAATCGCAAGTTTTGGATTAGCTGTAATTCGCCTTACGAACTCATCAAGCTTATAGACATAGGCATTAGCCAGAATATAAATCAGAGCAAGTCTACAGCTGGAGCATTCAATAATTGGAGCAATCTGAGAGATTATCAGTTCCTGATTGTTAACAATAAGATTAGAACACTTTCTCTGGACCTGAGGAGAATTCCTATCACAAGTTACCTGACTAACAATATTCTTTTTAATCTCTAGCAACTTAGATTTATTCTGAAATCTCTCGTCAGAATCACTCTCCCTAAAGACTTCAAGATTATTATCCTGATTTCTTCTAACAGAATATTTAAGTCCGAATAGTTTTATTAACAGAACATCCCAGTTTCCATAAATTGAATCATCCTCAAAATTAGGCAATTCCTGATTATTCTTTACGACAGATACAAAAAATTCACTATAAAGTGCATCCTTAAAAAAGCGAATCATCCATTTTTTTGTTTGACCGTTCAAAAACCAGCATTCGTGAACAGATCTCCAGGAGTGTGGTTCATATTCACCGTTCAAAAAATCTTTTTCAATGTTTTTACTATCTGACATACGGAAATCCAAAGGGAAAAAAGAGTATATTTGAGGTATAGCCAATAGTATAGTATTTTTTTCTTAATACCGTAAACCACGAAAAAAAAAGCGCACAGGTCTGACATATTCTTGAGACTCATCACAAATCAGACATTTTTTATAAAAATTATTTCTCAAAGATAACAGAAACAAATCAGTCATTCTCAATTCTCACTAAATTCCACATGACGACTCACCACTGCTAGAGACGGTTTGTATAATACATTGTCTGTCATTTGACCGATTTCAGTCAGACAGAATAACTATCCTCCATATTTCAGTCAGAAAAATGATTAAACAAAACCGCATAAACATCACTTATCACATTTATTCACAAGTATTAAAAAAAAACTAAGATATACTTAAAGTAGATTTAAATCAGTCAATATAACTATATATAACCATCAATCAAACAAACATATCGGAGTTTTTATGACACAGTGTGTTGTTATAGCTGTCGATCTGACAGGTGGAAACGCCACGGGTGTCCAGCTAAAACAGAGTGACTTCAACTCAATAAGTATCCTTAACTCTTCAATGATAGATAATATGAAATCAGATGATGTTGACTGTATTATCTATCCTACCGACAGCAGAGCCATTACAAAGAAAGATTCCTACAACAGAATATATGATGTTGCGAAAAACTTAAAAGTCGTGACACCAAGGTATATTCAAAAAGAATCGACAGTACTCTAAGAGGAAATATCGGAGCAGAAACCGATGCAATGCTGGATTCTTTAGGAGAACAGTACACAGCCATTGTGGTTCCCACCTTTCCCTCCTCAGGCAGAACAGTAGTAGGAGGATATCTGCTGGTAAACGGAGCCCTGCTGCACAAAACAGATATAGCCATTGATCCTAAATGCCCTGTTAAGGTAGCTAAAGTCTCAACAATCATCAAGCAGCAGTCCAAATACAGAACCACCAATATCTACTCTGAAGACATGATGAACGGTAAACATCATCTGGCCGACATCATCAAGGAAAAAATCAGTAAAGGAAACAGAATAATCATCTTTGATGCGGTAACACAGGAAGCTCTCGATCTGATTGCTGACGCCGTTATGACCAGTAAACAGAAGGTTCTGGCTGTAGATTCAGGAGCATTCACTGCAGCCTTAGCCCGTAAGGCCATAAAACCAAAGAACCAGATTGCAAAAAGTCACGTACTGGTGGTTGTAGGAAGTGTCCATCCAACCACTGCAAGTCAGGTGGACAAACTGAAGATTATGCAGAGAACCGTCAGCGAAACAGTGGTTACAAAGGAATTTTTAGAATCTGACGAGCGACGTGAGAAAGAAATAACCAGAGTTGTCGAAGCTATTGTTGAGAACTACGACAAATTCCCTATCTCAACAGTTATCGGAGATGGACTTGATCTTAAGAAAAGAATTGATTTTAAACCTTATATGAAGAAAATGAATCTTTCCTTAGATGAAGTATCCGCAATCATCAATGATGCCTTTGCTGAGATTACCATCCGAATCTTTGACAGAGTTAAAGCCTTTAAGGGACTCTACTGCTGCGGTGGAGACATTACAGTTGCAGTCTGTGAGAAAGTGAAGGCAGCTGGTATCACTCTTGAGGATGAGGTTCTTCCACTTGCAGCCTACGGCTATATCAAGGGAGGTCCTCTTGATGGCTGTCATATCTTTACCAAAGGCGGAAGTCAGGGAAATCAGGCCGCGCTCATAGACTGCGTCAACTACCTGAAGAAGAGATTATCAATTTAACGTAAAGTTTAGGAGAAACAGGAAATGACAAAACCACTAATTGCTGTACCAATCGGTGATCCGGCCGGTGTCGGTCCAGAGATTGTTGTAAAGACTCTGGTATCCGATGAAGCAATGAATGTTGCTGATGTAATAGTTATTGGTGATCATCAGATCATCGAGCAGGCAATTAAAATCACAAAAGTAAATCTGAGTGTAAATATTGTTAACTCTCCTAAGGAAGGAAAATACCAGAAAGGTGTTCTTAATCTGATTGACCTTAACAATATTGATATGTCCAGATTTGCTTTTGGAAAAGTAAACGGCATGTGCGGCAAAGCTGCCTATGAATACATTGCAAAATCCATAGAGTTTGCAATGAACCGTGAAGTACTTGCAGTGGCAACACCTCCTATCAACAAGGAATCTCTGCGTGCTGGCAACATCAATTTCATAGGTCATACCGAAATCTTCGGTGCGCTAACCAAGACACCAGATCCTCTGACCCTCTTCCAGGTTCACAAGCTTCGAGTGTTCTTCCTGACAAGACATGTCTCTCTTCTTGAAATGCTGGGCATGATCAAAAAGGATCGTATCAAGGATTATGTAAAACGCTGCACCGATGCGCTAAAGAAGCTTGGTGTAACTGAAGGCACCATGGCTGTTGCAGGTTTAAATCCTCATTCAGGTGAGCATGGACTTTTCGGCTGTGAAGAGGTGAACGTAATTGCACCTGCCTGTAAGGAGCTTCAGGATGAAGGATTCAACGTGGTTGGACCAGTTCCTGCTGATTCAGTTTTCCACCAGGCTCATCAGGGAAGATACAACAGCGTTCTGTCTCTGTACCACGATCAGGGCCATATCGCCACCAAGACACTGGACTTTGAAAGAATCATTTCCATCACTGCAGGAATGCCTATTTTAAGAACCTCTGTAGATCACGGCACGGCATTTGATATTGCAGGAAAGAATATTGTTAGCGAGGTAAGTATGGTAGAGGCCGTTAAACTGTCCGCTGAATACGGACCAAACTATAACAGGTAAAACACCACTAAACACAAACAAACACAAATGAGTTAATTATGATTGAAGGACTAAACGGAGGCCAGATGCTGTTAGGTCTGTTTATCGGACTTGCAGTTCTATTCTTCCTGGTACTCAAAACCAAGGTTCACAGCTTTGTAGCTCTGATTATTGCAACTGTAATCATAGGCGTTGTTGGAGGAATGCCTGTTAACACCACTAAATTTGCAGACGGAAATACCCTTGGAATTATAAAATCTATCGCCTCAGGTTTCGGAGGAACTTTAGGTGGTATAGGTATCATCATCGGCTTTGGTGTTATCTTAGGACAGATATTTGAAATGTCTGGAGCTGCAAAGCGTATGGCATATACCTTTATCAAGCTGTTCGGAAAGAAAAAGGAAGAAGAGGCAATGGCAATTACCGGATTCTTCGTTTCAATTCCAATTTTCTGCGACTCTGGTTTCGTTATCCTCTCACCTATTGCCAAGGCAATTGCAAAAGTTGTAAATAAATCAGTTGTTGCAATCAGTGCAGCTTTAGCAGCAGGTCTTGTTATCACCCACACCATGGTGCACCTACTCCAGGTCCTCTTGGTGTAGCTGGTATCTTTTCCATTGATGTCGGTACCTTCATTCTGATTAATCTGGTTCTATCCATCCCAATGGTTCTGGGTGTACTGTTCTATGCAAAGACCTACCTGAACAAGCACTTTGATCTGGTTCCAAATGACAAGGGCTTTTTGGAGAAGATTGTCGGCGACTACAATCCAGATGCAGCCTTAAATGAGGATGACTCAAATCTGCCAAGTGCATTCATGGCATTTACTCCTCTGGTACTGCCAATTCTCCTGATTCTGATGAATACCATTCTTTCAGCACAGGGATTAAAGGAAGGTATCTTTAATATCATCATCTTCCTAGGTCAGCCAATTATCGCTGTAGGCATAGGCTGACTGATTGCTATCGCAACCCTGATTCCAACAGTTGATAAGGAAACTGCCGTAAAAGAGATGGAAAAAGGCATGGCCTCTGCAGGTATCATCCTTCTGGTTACCGGAGCCGGTGGTGCCTTAGGTCAGATTATCAAGGACTCAGGACTTGGTACCTATATTGCTCAGGGCTTTGCAGCAGCAAGCATTCCAGTAGTTCTACTGCCAATGATTATTGCAACCTGTGTTCGCTTCATTCAGGGTTCTGGTACTGTAGCAATGATTACTGCAGCAGGTATTACCGCTCCAATCGTAATTGCAGCCGGTGCTAACCCAATGTTAGGCGCAATCGCCTGCTGCGTAGGCTCATTATTCGCCAGCTAATTCAACGACTCATTCTTCTGGGTTGTAAACAGACTGCTGGGTATCAGTCAGGTAAAGGATCAGCTGAAGGTCTGGACCGCTCCAACCACCATTGCCTGGGCTATCGGCTGTGTTGAAGTTCTGATTCTGTCAGTCTTCATGTAAGCAGGAATAAAAACAGACTATAAAATCTGTTTAACACCTTAGTAAAGAGCTCTCTAAAAAAAAGGAGGCTCTTTTCATTTAAGCAGATTTCCCCTGTGAATTAGGATATTAGCTCCAGTTACAGTAGGCGTTCAGCATAAAAATCATGTTTTATCGGATGCATTTTTGGTTAATTCTGTGTACTTCAACGGTCAATTTACTATACGTTTTATAATTTTTTCCGGCGTATACTTGGCATCAAAAGCAAGACATTTGTTGTTCCTAATTCAAACAGGCTAAGGAGCTTAATATGACGGAACATTATTGTCCACCAAGAGCTATAACAGACAAAACAATAATAAAAAGACGCTTCTACATATGCAGTCTGATTGTTTTTCTGATTATCTTCTCCATAAGCTGTGTAACCAGCTGGGGAGCACAAGATTTAATAGATAATATTGTAAGTCCCGAAGAGCTGCTTATTTACACCGTAATTGGCTTTATGCCAGCTCTGGTATTATTTGTTTACGCTTATTATTTTCTGACCGGAAGATTAAGAGACTGCGGAAAGAACACCTACCATGCCTGGTTTATTCTGATTCCACTGTTTGGATTGGGATACTGTATCTATCTGTGTTTCCCAGGATCTAAAGAGATTACTACATAGCAACAGCTGGTGCGCATTCATCAAAAAAAATAGCAGAGCGGAAACCTCAGACTTAAGTCTGAGGCGGAGCTCTGCCAACTCAGGCTATATATCTTAAAGAATTTCTTTACAATAACTGTTAGAATATAGGGATTATATGGCTTGGAGAAAACTGTTTTGATATTTACAAAAACATTAAAAATAAGAATTAATGTACCTTCAGAACAGGAAACACTGTTACGTCAGATGACGGAGCAGTATCGACAGGCATGTAATTTTATTTCAGAATACGTTTTTACCCATTCCTTTGACTTGAACTTCTTCAGTCTCAATAAAGTACTGTACAGGGATATAAGAGGAAAGTATAGACTTAAATCTCAGCTTGCACAGTCATCCATCAAAACAGTTATTGCAAGATATAATACTGTAAAAGAACAGCTTTTAGAGCATCCATACTGCTATAAAGACGAGAAAGGCGAATGGCAGCGCATACCAAAGACACTGGAATGGCTTTTTAAGCCGGTGTATTTCAGCAGACCACAGACAGATTTGGTTCGCAACAGAGATTACAGTTTTGTTGAAAATGGAAGTCTGTTATCAATCAATACCCTTGGTGAAAGGATCAAATTTACTTATGAGAGAGAACATTTCAAAGAATATTTTGATGGCAGCTGGAGATTTGGAACAGCGAAGCTTGTGAAACTCAAAGGCCTATGGTATCTGCATATTCCTGTAACCAGAGAAAAAGAAGATTTCAAAAAAGAGAATGTAAAACATATAGTGGGAATAGACAGAGGCTTACGCTTTCTGTCTGTAAGCTATGATGAAGAAGGAAAGACCGAATTTATAAGCGGAAAGAAGATTGCAACAAAGCGAAACAAATTCCTTGAGCTGAGACGACAGCTTCAGGCTAAAGGAACAAAATCAGCAAGACGAAGACTAAAAGCTATATCCGGACGAGAAAACCGCTGGATGTCAGATGTAAACCATCAGATATCAAAGACACTCGTGAGGAAGTATGGCAAAGATACACTCTTTGTTCTTGAGGATTTAACCGGTGTAAGTTTTGATGAGCGCAATCTTTCAAGAACAGCAAAAAAGAGATATGACCTAAGAAGCTGGAGCTTCTACCAGCTGGAGCAGTTTCTAAAATACAAAGCTCAAGAGACGGGCTCTGAAGTACTTAGGGTAAGTGCAAAATACACATCTCAGAGATGTCCCGTATGTGGAAGGATCCACAAACAGAGCAGAGATCATAACAGACATCTGTATAGCTGCCCATGCGGCTATAAATCCAATGATGACAGAGTTGGAGCCATGAATATTCAGAATCTTGGAAAGAGATGGCTGTCAGGAGAAAAGAATCCTAGATACAAAAAGGATAATAACTGATTAAGAGTAAACTCTTTTTCAAAGCGGGCATTGTCAATTGTCCGATGATGCTGGCAGTGTAGGGAGATTACCAATTGGTATCGCTTGTACCTATATTATGCTGACTAGCAAGCCCTCGGATTTATCCGAGGGTATTTGACAGAACAAATACATAAAAGTGTACCAGCTGAACTTTACACAGATTCAAACTGCTCAGGTACTAGTCTCTGAAGTCAACAAATACTTGCTGTCCTGAGCAATTCTCTATAATTAGCCTTTGAAGAAAACCTCTGTACGGGCGTCACGGCTTTCCTTTAAATACTCATCAAAGTCAATCTTGAGATTGATGTAGTCTTCATAAGGTTTTACCAGACGAGGATCAGGATGACCTTTCATATTGATATCGAAAAAGGCCTTAATTGAAGCCATTTCCTCAATTCGTCTGTTTTTTTCGATTTCCTCTGCAGAAGTCAGCTCTGCTGATGATAGTTCTGCTGTAGATAGTTCGCTCATAAAGTGCTCCTTAATGTTGTTTTTATGTTTGTTATGCTGATATTTTCTATGAACCGCACAAATAAAACTTGTGATCCTGTCATAAAAATAAAGATTCCATTCCCAAAGAAAAGAAACAACCTCTTATTTCAATAGATATTACTTTTATTTCATCAGGTTACTTATATCGCTTTTTTTGAGTTGAAATTCATCTTGCTACCGTAAAAGTTTAGGCTTGAAAAATTTGTATAGCATTAGTGATGTATGAGAATTGCATGGCAAAAATGGCTTGATTTCGCGGGAAAATAAGCCAGATTTCAAATTTGAAGACTTAAATCAAGCCTTAAGATGCAGACAAATAAACGAATCTTGCACGTGAAACTTTAAGTAAAATGTATGTATATTTTTATTTTTTTGTAAAATTTATCTTAAATATCAGGTAGTTGATTATATATAATGTGCACTATGATCTAGCCCTATACTTAATCTAACAGAGAAAAATCTAAGTTTTTTCTAAGAGTTAAATCTTATTCTTCAAACAAACATACAACCTGTATAGGAGAATAAAAATGAAGTTCAAGACAGTATTAGTGTTAGCAGCATTATCAGCAGCAATAAATCTGGCAAATGCGGCAGATGACACATCTTTAGATGTAACATACAGTACCGGTGATACCTCTATAAGTGTAAGTAAAAATACTGGTACCACAACCTCTTCTGCACCACTTCCACCTCATCATGAACCAGGACATGATTTTGACAAACATCATCCTGACTTTGCTCATGAACCTCCTCATGACGGAAAAGGACCACACCACCCAGATGGTAAGGAACCTCATCACTTTGATGGCAAGGCTCCAGCACATCCTGACGGAAAAGGCCCAGATTTTCACGCTAAGGATGGGAAACATGGAAATCCAGATCTGAAGGACAACCATCATGAGAAGGACCTTCACAAAAATGATGTTGCTCACAACGGAAAGGCTTCCCCACAAAAACAGATCGAAGGAAAGCACGAGGCTATTAAAGCATCCAGCCAGTACAAGGATTTAAACAGAAAAGGTTAAATAATATCTTAATTTATGAAGCTATAGATTCTGCCTCAGATTTATGAGGCAGTTTTTTTTATAAGAGATCCAGACAGCTTTCTACAGGAAGACCTTCAAGCTTGTCCTCTTTGTTTTTGAATCGCTCGACCATTCGTCCAACTGCATTCATTGCAACCTCAATACTTTGTTTTACGGGCTCGCCTTTTAAAATGTGGCCCATAAAAACGGAGCAGAATATATCACCGGTTCCAGAGAAGGAAACAGGGATCTCCTCATAAGGCAGATTGAAATACTCTTCTGACTTTGGATCGAAACAGCAGACCTGCTTTCTGTTATCAACAAAGGCACTGGTAACCACAATTGTGCCTGAAGTGAATTTTCTCAAGGCATCAATCAGATCACGCATCTGTGCTGAAGAAACAGAACCACTCTGATAAGGTATTCCTGCAAGAAAACAGGCTTCTGTATAGTTAGGAACTATATAGTCAGCCACACCGATAAGTTCACGCATATAGCTGATAATACTCTCGGAGATACCGTGATAAAGCTCACCGTTATCAGCCATCACAGGATCAGAGAAAACAGTGATACCCTTGGCTTTGAGGAACTTGCAGTATTCATTGACAATCTCAAGCTGCTCATGAGAGATAACAATACCGGTACCTACGGCATCAAATCTGAAATCATGCTTCTGCCATACAGCGATAGACTTTCGCATATAGTCAGTGGTATCTAAAAGAGCATAATCCCCATAGGCAAAGTTATTTGAAACCAGAGCCGTAGGGAGATTAAAAAGGCTGTATCCCATATGTGAAAGAATAGGGATCATGGCTGTCATGGCAACCTTTGTCTGCCCTGCCATATCAGTAATCAGTAAAACTCTTTTCGGCATAGAAATGACTCTAAAAAAAATCCTCAAATATATTTGAGGACTTATTCTACTACAAAGCATCACATCAAACTATTTTAGGTCCAATGTGATGCATATCGAAATCTTAAACCACAACGGTCTGAGTTAAAACACTAACCTCAGGATCATCTAAAGTTCCGTTCTCTACTGCCTTTACGATGTCAGCCTGAGAATACTTGTCTTCAGGATAAACAACCACAACGGCCTTATCCTGATTCTGAAGGAAGTTGTGTTCGCCATAGTCTGTATAGCGTGTAGCACCTACTGACACCATGATCTGAGATGGGAACCCGGCCTCTGCAAGATAGCTGTTAATCATTTCTGCAGGACCTTCGTTCTGCTGGTTGTTCAGTTTATCAATAAGCCACTCAATCAGCTTACCGTAAATGTAGCTGTAGTCACGAACCGCACTATCTTCACCATAAGGATGAACTACACCGTCACGAACTAAGAATGAAGCGATTCTGTAACGGTTTAATATGCCTTTGTCATCAAAACGGTCGATTGCAATAGCATTGTCAGAAAAGCCCTTGGATGAAGCTCCCCAGTTCTTTTTCTGAGAAATCTTCTTTGCACCTTCCTTACGGATTGAGCAGTCATTGGAGGCGCCAAAGAATACAGGAGTCAGAGAAATAACCTTGCCTTTAGACCATTCAACATCACAGATAATTGCACACTCAGGTTCAATCTGAAGCTTCTGTTCACCCTGAGGGAAAATAATCTTGGATGAATCAAAAGGAAATACGCCTAAAAACTCAGGGGTAACTTTTGATGCATGAGGAATAAATGTTGGGAAAACAGCTTTTGGAGCCTTAGCTTCTGCAGTTTTAACATTGGTAAAATCAACAGCCTCACCAGCCTGTTCTAAATGTCCGGTAAAATTACCCGCTACACCGAAGGTAGCCATCATTTTCAAGTTAATAGCCATATAAAACTCCTTAATCAGCTAGAGGTATTTTAGCAATTTTTTACCAGAATTACATTGCTATCAGACTATCGCATACTTAAAATATAGCCCACCAAAACAAAGTTTTTCACTTACGAGAACCTTAACCGGACATAAAGTCTACACAACATCGCATGAAAAAAATACTGGCTCTATCCTTTATAACGCTTCTTTGCAGCCTAACCTCTGTCCATGCGGATCAGCAGCACAAATCCTTCCGCGAAGCCAAGCTGAATATGGTAGAAATCTTTAGAAGGCTGGAAGCCCCTAAAACACTCTACTGCGGATGCAGCATAAAGTTCCCAAAACGTGGCGGTTATATGCCTGATCTTGAAAGTTGCGGATACCATTCCGACAAAAACGCACAAAACGCAAAAAGAATTGAGGCTGAACATATTATGCCTGCATGGGAGTTCGGACATAAAAGAAACTGCTGGTTACGTGGTCATAGAAAGAACTGCGAACACACTGATACAGAGTTTCAGCAAATGCACGCTGATTTACACAATCTATATCCAGCTATAGGAGAGGTCAACAGTGACCGAAACAACTACAGCTTTACAGATAAACTCTCAGATGACAATTACTACAGAGACTTTACCTCAAACAGAAAGGTAAAGAACTACTCTAGACACAAGATAAATGGCTACGGTCACTGTGAGATGGTAATTGACCGAACTAGAGAAGAGGCAATGCCTCCTGTAAGAGCCAGAGGCATAATTGCCAGAGCATATCTTTATATGAGTTCACGATATAATATATCTCTGAGTAAAGAAAAACAGCAACTTTTCCAAAAATGGAATAAAATGTACGCTCCTGATAAAAATGAGTGCCTAATAAACAGCATGATCAGAAAAATTCAGGGACATGACAATCCATTTGTAAGCAGATCATGCAATTACCGATAAGCAGGAAAACTGACTTTACAAAAGAATGTATAATAACGAATTTCCTCTCGTCTCTGACTAAATAATAGCCGAGTATATTTATGAGAACCGTAAGAATTTGCCAGTATAACTCTTCCCTATCCCTAAACACTGAGCTGGAGCTTGATGAAGATGGCTTCGGTCACCTTGTCAGGGTTTTACGCTTCAAAGAGGGTGATCCCTTTGTGGTTTTTGACGGTAAAGGACACGAGTACGAGGCAGTAATCTGTTCAGCATCAAAATCAAAGGCTACCTATAAATGTGTAAAGGAGATTCAAAGAAATGTTGAATCCCCTCTTTATATTGAGCTTGGCCAGGTTATAAGTCGCGGCGATAAAATGGAATTCACTATTCAGAAGGCCTGTGAGCTTGGAATCAGCGAGATAACCCCTCTTTATTCAGCAAGATGCGGTGTTAAGCTTGATGAAAAACGCCAGTCTAAAAAAGTTGAGCAGTGGCAGAAGATTGCTATCTCAGCATGTGAACAGTCAGGAAGAAATGTTGTTCCCCGAGTCAATGAAATCACTAACATTGATGACTGGTATGCGAAGAACCCAGAGGCATTGTCATTAACGCTTGATCCAAGAGCAAATAAGAAGCTTACCGAGCTTGAAATCAGGCGGCATTTAAGACTTTTAATCGGACCTGAAGGTGGCCTTGATGCAGATGAAATTTCAAAGGCAAAAGATAACAGCTTTATTGGAGTTACATTAGGTCCTAGAATTTTAAGAACGGAGACTGCAGCCTTAGCAGCACTATGTATTCTCGGAAGCAAATACGGAGATCTGTAAATGGAGAATTCACCACTGGTTCTTGGAAAAAATACAACCTACGACAACGAGTACGCTCCTTCGAGACTTCACAGAATTGAAAGAGCATTAGGCCGTTCCGCCATAAAACATCTTAAGACTTTCTTCGGTATGGATATCTGGCGTCTTTATGAGATGACTTATCTTAATTTAAACGGTCTTCCAAAAGTCTGCATGGGAATTATGAAAGTCCCTGCTTCAAGCAGATACATTGTTGAATCAAAGTCGTTAAAACTTTATGAGCTCTCCTTTACCATGACAAAATTTGAATCCTTAAAGGATGTGGAGACTGTTTTTGCAAGAGACCTGTCTAGACTGCTTGAGTGCGAAGTTGAAGTAAAACTGTTTGAGGTCAAAAACAAGGAATTTGATTTTGAAAATCCAAAAGGCATCTGCCTTGAGGAACAGAATTTTGCCCAAAACATGAGTTTTAAGAGCTACGAGTATTCCCCAAAGGTTCTTAAAGCAGCAGAAGTCAAAAAAGCAGTAAGCAAAACCTATTACACAAATCTGTTCAGGTCACTGTGCCCTGTCACCTCTCAGCCGGATCACGCTACTGTAATGATTGAATATAAGGGTTTTGCACCTAACGAAGAGTCTCTTCTGAATTATCTGGTTTCACTAAGAAATCACCAGGGATTCCATGAGCAGTGTGTTGAGCTTATCTACTCTGATATCATGCATGCATTAGAGCCATCAGAGCTCACCGTTTCAGCCTTCTTCACCAGAAGAGGCGGAATTGATATCAATCCAGTCAGAACCAATCAAAAATCTCTTAAATTCCCATCTGTAAGGTTTATTAGACAATAACCACTTATTATTTCGGGATTTTTTTCAAAAGTCCATACTCGTCAAATACAGGCCCGCTTCTGCGGGCTATAATCAAACAGTAATAACTATAAATAAGGAGCCCATATGAGTATTGTTGATGTATGGCCATCAGGTTCCATGGCTTTGTTAACCCAAAGCGAAGCCGATGCTTTGTCTCTATCCAGTAAGGGAGAGCTTTACGAGCTCTACCGCAACTGCTCTCTTGCCGTGCTGAACAGCGGCAACATAACAGACAATTCAAAAGAATTACTGGATAATTTCAGTGATTTTGAAATCAGCAT includes:
- a CDS encoding nucleotide-binding domain containing protein; protein product: MTSKQKVLAVDSGAFTAALARKAIKPKNQIAKSHVLVVVGSVHPTTASQVDKLKIMQRTVSETVVTKEFLESDERREKEITRVVEAIVENYDKFPISTVIGDGLDLKKRIDFKPYMKKMNLSLDEVSAIINDAFAEITIRIFDRVKAFKGLYCCGGDITVAVCEKVKAAGITLEDEVLPLAAYGYIKGGPLDGCHIFTKGGSQGNQAALIDCVNYLKKRLSI
- the pdxA gene encoding 4-hydroxythreonine-4-phosphate dehydrogenase PdxA produces the protein MTKPLIAVPIGDPAGVGPEIVVKTLVSDEAMNVADVIVIGDHQIIEQAIKITKVNLSVNIVNSPKEGKYQKGVLNLIDLNNIDMSRFAFGKVNGMCGKAAYEYIAKSIEFAMNREVLAVATPPINKESLRAGNINFIGHTEIFGALTKTPDPLTLFQVHKLRVFFLTRHVSLLEMLGMIKKDRIKDYVKRCTDALKKLGVTEGTMAVAGLNPHSGEHGLFGCEEVNVIAPACKELQDEGFNVVGPVPADSVFHQAHQGRYNSVLSLYHDQGHIATKTLDFERIISITAGMPILRTSVDHGTAFDIAGKNIVSEVSMVEAVKLSAEYGPNYNR
- a CDS encoding DUF5718 family protein gives rise to the protein MAINLKMMATFGVAGNFTGHLEQAGEAVDFTNVKTAEAKAPKAVFPTFIPHASKVTPEFLGVFPFDSSKIIFPQGEQKLQIEPECAIICDVEWSKGKVISLTPVFFGASNDCSIRKEGAKKISQKKNWGASSKGFSDNAIAIDRFDDKGILNRYRIASFLVRDGVVHPYGEDSAVRDYSYIYGKLIEWLIDKLNNQQNEGPAEMINSYLAEAGFPSQIMVSVGATRYTDYGEHNFLQNQDKAVVVVYPEDKYSQADIVKAVENGTLDDPEVSVLTQTVVV
- a CDS encoding DUF805 domain-containing protein; this encodes MTEHYCPPRAITDKTIIKRRFYICSLIVFLIIFSISCVTSWGAQDLIDNIVSPEELLIYTVIGFMPALVLFVYAYYFLTGRLRDCGKNTYHAWFILIPLFGLGYCIYLCFPGSKEITT
- a CDS encoding SLC13 family permease, which produces MIEGLNGGQMLLGLFIGLAVLFFLVLKTKVHSFVALIIATVIIGVVGGMPVNTTKFADGNTLGIIKSIASGFGGTLGGIGIIIGFGVILGQIFEMSGAAKRMAYTFIKLFGKKKEEEAMAITGFFVSIPIFCDSGFVILSPIAKAIAKVVNKSVVAISAALAAGLVITHTMVHLLQVLLV
- a CDS encoding PfkB family carbohydrate kinase, which produces MPKRVLLITDMAGQTKVAMTAMIPILSHMGYSLFNLPTALVSNNFAYGDYALLDTTDYMRKSIAVWQKHDFRFDAVGTGIVISHEQLEIVNEYCKFLKAKGITVFSDPVMADNGELYHGISESIISYMRELIGVADYIVPNYTEACFLAGIPYQSGSVSSAQMRDLIDALRKFTSGTIVVTSAFVDNRKQVCCFDPKSEEYFNLPYEEIPVSFSGTGDIFCSVFMGHILKGEPVKQSIEVAMNAVGRMVERFKNKEDKLEGLPVESCLDLL
- a CDS encoding RNA-guided endonuclease InsQ/TnpB family protein, giving the protein MIFTKTLKIRINVPSEQETLLRQMTEQYRQACNFISEYVFTHSFDLNFFSLNKVLYRDIRGKYRLKSQLAQSSIKTVIARYNTVKEQLLEHPYCYKDEKGEWQRIPKTLEWLFKPVYFSRPQTDLVRNRDYSFVENGSLLSINTLGERIKFTYEREHFKEYFDGSWRFGTAKLVKLKGLWYLHIPVTREKEDFKKENVKHIVGIDRGLRFLSVSYDEEGKTEFISGKKIATKRNKFLELRRQLQAKGTKSARRRLKAISGRENRWMSDVNHQISKTLVRKYGKDTLFVLEDLTGVSFDERNLSRTAKKRYDLRSWSFYQLEQFLKYKAQETGSEVLRVSAKYTSQRCPVCGRIHKQSRDHNRHLYSCPCGYKSNDDRVGAMNIQNLGKRWLSGEKNPRYKKDNN
- a CDS encoding endonuclease encodes the protein MKKILALSFITLLCSLTSVHADQQHKSFREAKLNMVEIFRRLEAPKTLYCGCSIKFPKRGGYMPDLESCGYHSDKNAQNAKRIEAEHIMPAWEFGHKRNCWLRGHRKNCEHTDTEFQQMHADLHNLYPAIGEVNSDRNNYSFTDKLSDDNYYRDFTSNRKVKNYSRHKINGYGHCEMVIDRTREEAMPPVRARGIIARAYLYMSSRYNISLSKEKQQLFQKWNKMYAPDKNECLINSMIRKIQGHDNPFVSRSCNYR